In the Enterococcus saigonensis genome, one interval contains:
- a CDS encoding GRP family sugar transporter encodes MALLVALVPMFAWGSIGLVSGKLGGDANQQTLGMTIGAFVFSLGIFFVMRPSIDLLTIIVGFISGLFWFVGQNGQFHAMKAMGVSVGLPLSTGMQLMLNTIAGAVFFHEWRHGRDFILGFLALALLVAGAYLTSRKDPNGKSEPEVGMKMYDFGKGFRFLFISTIGYGLYTIIITWAGLDPLAIILPQSIGMLVGALCFSARKVAFDKYVWRNITSGLLWGIGNICMLLSIQTVGLAVGFSLSQMGIIISTLGGIFLLGEHKTKKEMFYVIIGCLLVIFGGILLGYMKALS; translated from the coding sequence ATGGCTTTATTAGTAGCATTAGTACCGATGTTTGCCTGGGGCAGCATTGGTTTGGTGAGTGGAAAATTAGGTGGCGACGCCAATCAGCAAACTTTAGGGATGACGATTGGAGCGTTTGTTTTTTCACTTGGTATCTTTTTTGTAATGCGACCAAGTATTGATTTATTGACAATTATTGTCGGGTTTATTTCAGGTTTATTTTGGTTTGTAGGACAAAACGGACAATTTCACGCCATGAAAGCAATGGGAGTTTCTGTGGGTTTACCTCTTTCCACAGGTATGCAGTTAATGTTAAATACAATTGCTGGTGCAGTTTTTTTCCATGAATGGCGTCATGGTCGGGATTTTATTTTAGGATTTTTAGCTTTGGCATTATTAGTAGCAGGTGCATATTTAACTTCACGCAAAGATCCAAATGGGAAAAGTGAGCCCGAAGTCGGCATGAAGATGTATGATTTTGGTAAGGGATTTCGTTTTCTATTTATTTCAACGATTGGTTATGGTCTTTATACAATTATTATTACGTGGGCAGGACTGGATCCGTTGGCTATTATTTTACCGCAAAGTATCGGCATGTTAGTAGGGGCGTTATGTTTTTCAGCGCGAAAAGTTGCGTTTGACAAATACGTTTGGCGCAATATTACCTCTGGTCTTTTGTGGGGAATCGGGAATATTTGTATGCTATTATCTATTCAAACAGTCGGCCTTGCAGTTGGTTTTTCATTATCACAAATGGGCATTATCATTTCAACTTTAGGCGGGATCTTTTTATTGGGCGAACACAAAACGAAAAAAGAAATGTTTTATGTTATTATCGGTTGCCTTCTTGTTATTTTTGGTGGTATTCTTTTAGGATATATGAAAGCTTTATCTTAA
- a CDS encoding alanyl-tRNA editing protein, translating into MEKYALDSYLTEIETTITKRGKDETGNFVCLKETIIYPGGGGQPADSAWIENNAILKVQKTNEGIRYYLGIEVEELPDSVSVKIDWDKRFDLMQQHTGQHILARVCEDLFQVRITKEQITVTDSFFEIDDQLNALQLKTAITRSNEIIRQHKNISILFPTEEELAKETLFTTPPKYFDNLRLIKISDFDIIGCGGTHVNNTAEVQALALTQVKEHKKGTTLHFACGNRLLHQFETNQKQLAALTLQTKVPVDALALAFQEQEQTIKYYQTQVALYQVNELVSNAKELSTHFVYSEITDTEPKTLQTAALQLADIYPEALICTATSDEDNLRYHLYQKKADTRHQVGQLIRLVNQELAGRGGGSPTKGDGNIPYLQKDTFLRYLQQ; encoded by the coding sequence TTGGAGAAATACGCATTAGATAGCTACTTAACTGAAATTGAAACGACAATTACAAAACGTGGGAAAGATGAAACAGGAAATTTCGTGTGTTTAAAAGAAACTATCATTTATCCCGGTGGTGGAGGACAACCTGCAGATAGTGCGTGGATAGAGAACAATGCTATTTTAAAAGTGCAAAAAACAAATGAAGGAATACGTTATTACCTTGGCATTGAAGTTGAGGAATTGCCTGATAGTGTTTCTGTTAAAATTGATTGGGATAAACGCTTTGATTTAATGCAACAGCATACTGGTCAACATATCTTAGCTCGGGTTTGCGAAGATTTATTTCAAGTAAGAATCACAAAAGAGCAAATAACAGTCACAGATTCATTTTTTGAAATTGATGATCAATTAAATGCACTGCAACTAAAAACAGCTATTACGCGTAGTAACGAAATTATACGACAACATAAGAATATCAGTATTTTATTTCCCACTGAAGAAGAACTGGCCAAAGAAACACTTTTTACAACCCCACCAAAATACTTTGATAATCTGCGTCTAATCAAAATTTCCGACTTTGATATCATTGGCTGTGGTGGAACACATGTGAATAATACCGCAGAAGTCCAAGCTTTAGCACTGACTCAAGTGAAAGAACACAAAAAAGGCACTACATTGCATTTTGCTTGTGGCAATCGTTTATTACACCAATTTGAAACAAATCAAAAACAACTAGCAGCATTAACATTACAAACAAAGGTTCCTGTCGATGCGCTAGCCTTAGCATTTCAAGAGCAAGAACAAACAATTAAATATTATCAAACACAAGTTGCTCTTTACCAAGTCAATGAATTAGTTTCAAATGCCAAAGAACTCTCAACCCATTTTGTTTACAGTGAGATAACTGACACAGAACCTAAAACATTACAAACAGCTGCTCTTCAGCTCGCCGATATTTATCCAGAGGCATTGATTTGTACAGCCACGAGTGATGAGGATAATTTACGTTATCATTTATATCAAAAAAAAGCTGACACAAGACACCAAGTTGGCCAGTTAATTCGGCTTGTTAATCAAGAATTGGCAGGTCGCGGCGGGGGCTCCCCCACAAAAGGCGATGGCAACATTCCTTATTTACAAAAAGATACTTTTTTACGCTATTTACAACAATAA
- the macP gene encoding cell wall synthase accessory phosphoprotein MacP yields the protein MSKGPLVTRSELRRQKEKNSSKAGFDEPVREKNTLKLQKEYERKDEKIKSFYRKEAKKQKELTKTRSGESRKSRELNSFLVGAIIVVSLLIGVVLLATFFL from the coding sequence GTGAGTAAAGGCCCATTAGTTACCCGTAGTGAATTGCGCCGGCAAAAAGAAAAGAATAGTAGCAAAGCAGGTTTTGATGAACCGGTGCGGGAGAAAAATACACTGAAATTACAAAAAGAATATGAACGCAAAGATGAAAAAATTAAAAGTTTTTATCGTAAAGAGGCAAAGAAACAAAAAGAATTAACAAAAACGCGAAGTGGCGAATCGCGTAAGTCTCGCGAACTAAATAGCTTCTTAGTTGGCGCAATTATTGTAGTTTCTTTATTAATCGGAGTGGTTTTATTAGCGACCTTCTTTTTGTAA
- a CDS encoding toxic anion resistance protein: MQDTPETKQNVDQTLDDLLNNPFTTPVGSLTETQQNEINVLKDQQKAERLVDRLPEERKVQAKELAAKIDVSDQQGVITYGAVAQQKLGEFSQSMLNHVQAADIGPVGDSLTDLMYRLNEANPDDLRAGEGNVFKRMFGKVKQSIYEITAKYQKIGAQIDKIAVKLDKEKDGLLKDNLMLEQLYHKNKDYFDALNLYIAAGELKMEELQTKIIPEAVAKAQATGDQMDVQIVNDYNQFLDRLDKRTHDLRLARQITIQQAPQIRLIQNTNQALAEKIQASVNTAIPLWKNQVVIALTLLRQKDAVTAQRQVSETTNELLKKNSEMLKVSAIETAKENERGIVDIETLQKTQNDLVETIQQTLQIQREGKEKRRAAELELGHMEADLKQRLLELTQSEK; the protein is encoded by the coding sequence ATGCAGGACACACCCGAAACAAAGCAAAACGTCGATCAAACATTAGACGATTTATTAAACAATCCCTTTACCACACCAGTAGGTTCTTTAACAGAAACCCAGCAAAATGAAATTAACGTTTTGAAAGATCAACAAAAAGCAGAACGCTTAGTCGACAGACTACCAGAAGAACGCAAAGTGCAAGCCAAAGAATTAGCTGCAAAAATTGATGTCAGCGATCAACAAGGAGTTATCACTTATGGTGCAGTGGCGCAACAAAAATTAGGTGAGTTTTCCCAATCAATGTTAAATCATGTTCAAGCAGCCGATATTGGTCCAGTCGGAGATTCTTTAACAGATTTAATGTATCGTCTAAATGAAGCCAATCCTGACGATTTAAGAGCCGGAGAAGGCAATGTTTTTAAACGAATGTTTGGTAAAGTAAAACAATCCATTTATGAAATTACAGCTAAATATCAAAAAATTGGTGCTCAAATTGACAAAATTGCTGTTAAATTAGATAAAGAAAAAGATGGTCTTTTAAAGGACAATTTAATGCTTGAACAACTTTATCACAAAAACAAGGACTATTTTGATGCTTTAAACCTTTATATTGCTGCTGGCGAATTAAAGATGGAAGAATTACAAACTAAAATTATCCCAGAAGCTGTTGCTAAAGCACAAGCAACAGGAGATCAAATGGATGTTCAAATTGTAAATGACTACAACCAATTTTTGGATCGTTTGGACAAACGAACGCATGATTTACGATTAGCTCGTCAGATTACAATTCAACAAGCACCACAAATTCGATTAATTCAAAATACGAATCAGGCATTAGCAGAAAAAATCCAAGCCTCTGTCAATACTGCAATTCCATTGTGGAAAAATCAAGTTGTGATTGCATTGACTTTATTACGTCAAAAAGATGCTGTCACAGCACAACGACAAGTGTCTGAAACAACAAATGAACTGTTGAAGAAAAATTCTGAAATGTTGAAGGTTTCAGCAATCGAAACAGCTAAAGAAAATGAACGTGGTATTGTAGATATCGAAACTCTACAAAAAACCCAAAATGATTTAGTTGAAACTATCCAACAAACCTTGCAAATTCAACGAGAAGGTAAAGAAAAACGCCGTGCCGCTGAACTGGAATTGGGGCACATGGAAGCTGATTTAAAACAACGGCTATTAGAATTGACACAAAGTGAAAAATAG
- a CDS encoding NUDIX hydrolase has translation MLSFSDFEEKTIQRKELFHGKIIDVFLDDVALPNGGTAKRELVFHPGGVGIIAITPENKLLLVKQFRKPLEKVILEIPAGKIDPGEGSHPEVTGARELEEETGFTAKEMKHVGSMYLSPGFSNEMLHLYHAVDLSEVKNPRAQDEDEVLELYALTLAQAKEAVKTGQICDAKTMYAITYWELLQK, from the coding sequence ATGCTTTCCTTTTCAGATTTTGAAGAAAAAACAATTCAACGAAAAGAATTATTTCACGGTAAAATTATTGATGTCTTTTTAGATGATGTCGCGCTTCCAAACGGTGGTACAGCCAAACGAGAATTAGTCTTTCATCCTGGTGGAGTAGGAATCATTGCTATTACACCAGAAAATAAGCTGCTATTGGTAAAGCAATTTCGAAAACCTTTGGAAAAAGTTATTTTGGAAATTCCTGCTGGAAAAATTGATCCAGGTGAAGGAAGTCATCCTGAAGTTACAGGTGCTCGTGAATTAGAAGAAGAAACAGGCTTTACTGCAAAAGAGATGAAGCATGTAGGCTCCATGTATTTGTCGCCAGGTTTTTCAAATGAAATGTTACATTTGTATCACGCGGTGGATTTAAGTGAAGTGAAAAATCCTCGTGCACAAGATGAAGATGAAGTGTTGGAATTATATGCATTAACATTAGCACAAGCTAAAGAAGCGGTGAAAACTGGACAGATTTGTGATGCAAAAACAATGTATGCCATTACGTATTGGGAATTATTACAGAAATGA
- a CDS encoding 5-bromo-4-chloroindolyl phosphate hydrolysis family protein: MKKKTRTRLLVITACLLLFGLFLRGNPDEIIPFGLVIGGAALIIYGVKNRRQGGQPTVLPIMTKEKEAHYLESGMTEKEIEFFRETMNQTKKQILQLQENINQNAKLKAIDLRHDTLRASKALFKELVKDPQKLHFANHFLYTHLPNMVDLTDKFIEINGHEIKTKETYEKIEESSQIIDQMAALIAKDYQQFVADDLEDLDVELSIAKQSLKRDNSL, encoded by the coding sequence ATGAAGAAGAAAACCAGAACGCGCTTACTGGTAATTACTGCTTGTTTACTGCTGTTTGGCCTATTTCTACGTGGCAATCCTGATGAGATCATCCCATTTGGACTTGTCATAGGTGGCGCTGCCTTAATTATTTATGGCGTGAAAAATCGTCGTCAAGGCGGTCAACCAACTGTATTACCAATTATGACCAAAGAAAAAGAAGCACATTACTTAGAAAGTGGTATGACCGAAAAAGAAATTGAATTTTTCCGAGAAACCATGAATCAAACAAAAAAACAAATTTTACAGTTACAAGAAAATATTAACCAAAATGCAAAATTAAAAGCCATTGATTTACGACACGATACTTTACGCGCTTCAAAAGCGTTATTTAAAGAATTAGTGAAAGATCCACAAAAATTGCATTTTGCTAATCACTTTTTGTACACGCATTTGCCTAATATGGTTGATTTAACTGACAAGTTTATTGAAATTAATGGGCATGAAATTAAGACCAAAGAAACTTATGAAAAAATCGAAGAAAGCTCACAAATAATTGACCAAATGGCAGCTTTAATTGCCAAAGACTACCAACAATTTGTTGCTGATGATTTAGAAGATTTAGATGTAGAGCTTTCCATTGCCAAACAAAGCTTAAAAAGAGATAATAGTTTGTAA
- the sapR gene encoding two-component system response regulator SapR encodes MAKIMVVEDEGVIRQLIMEELKKWQFDVFGTTNFENVFSDFSEEDPQLVLLDINLPVFDGYYWCQKIREVSKVPIIFISSRNTNMDMIMAMNMGADDFVTKPFELDVLVAKINALLRRSYNYSEASAETLVHNGLTLNVDNSTMMIHDEVIDLSKNEYRLLYILMKNNGKILSREKLLRALWDDERYVDDNTLTVNINRLRRKIEQAGVKDYIETKVGQGYIVP; translated from the coding sequence ATGGCGAAAATTATGGTAGTAGAAGACGAGGGCGTGATTCGTCAATTAATCATGGAAGAGTTAAAAAAATGGCAGTTTGATGTCTTTGGTACCACCAATTTTGAAAATGTTTTCAGTGATTTTAGTGAAGAGGATCCACAATTGGTTTTATTAGATATTAATTTGCCTGTCTTTGATGGTTACTATTGGTGTCAAAAAATTCGTGAAGTTTCAAAAGTCCCAATTATTTTTATTTCTAGTCGCAACACGAACATGGATATGATTATGGCTATGAATATGGGAGCAGATGACTTTGTCACGAAACCTTTTGAATTGGATGTTTTAGTGGCAAAAATTAACGCATTATTACGCCGCTCTTATAACTATTCAGAAGCAAGTGCTGAAACATTAGTGCATAATGGCTTAACGCTGAATGTAGACAATAGTACAATGATGATTCACGATGAAGTAATTGATTTAAGTAAAAATGAGTACCGTCTTTTGTACATCTTAATGAAAAATAACGGTAAAATATTGTCCCGAGAAAAGTTATTACGCGCATTATGGGACGACGAGCGCTATGTCGATGATAATACATTAACTGTGAATATTAACCGTTTGCGAAGAAAAATTGAACAAGCTGGTGTGAAAGATTACATCGAAACTAAAGTTGGTCAGGGGTATATCGTCCCTTAA
- a CDS encoding amino acid permease: MNFRKKEMKTTHANELKRNLQLKDLIMLGIGAIIGTGIFVITGVPDANHAGPALTLSFILAAVVVGLSGLCFAEFSARIPVIGGPYAYMYVVFGEIAAWFTGWFLICEFLLAVSSVASGWSGYMQGFLGSWGIHLPKALTAGYNAENGTYIDLIAALVIVFITFWVSQEAKKALRLNNAMVWVKFFIIILFIAVGIFYIKPNNWTPFMPNGVGSVFRGSSLVFFAFLGFDSVAMAAEEVKNPQKDVPKGIIGSIGIATILYIIVTLISTGVVPFAKLQVSDPMAFVMRYAGHGFLGSVISVGAILTLLTVTISMMYSLARLLYAISKDGLLPKQMQKIDQKTRTPKNATFVAGGFALFFAAAFPLQILAELTNIAALVYLMMVSGGILKLRKEFGKPEKGQFAVPLVPVLPIFSVLACIFLIAQFSLTTYIVFAVTLLLGFAIYFFYGYRNSEMNKK, encoded by the coding sequence ATGAATTTTCGCAAGAAAGAAATGAAGACAACTCATGCGAATGAATTAAAGCGAAATTTGCAATTAAAAGATTTAATTATGCTAGGAATTGGTGCAATTATTGGAACAGGTATTTTTGTAATTACTGGAGTACCCGATGCCAATCACGCTGGACCAGCATTAACATTATCTTTCATTTTAGCAGCAGTAGTCGTTGGTTTATCAGGACTTTGCTTTGCTGAATTTTCAGCACGTATTCCTGTTATCGGCGGGCCATATGCGTATATGTATGTGGTTTTTGGTGAAATTGCTGCGTGGTTTACAGGATGGTTTTTAATTTGTGAATTTTTACTAGCTGTTTCATCAGTTGCTTCTGGCTGGTCAGGATATATGCAAGGTTTCTTGGGAAGCTGGGGCATTCACTTACCTAAGGCTTTAACCGCAGGATACAATGCTGAAAATGGTACCTACATTGATTTAATTGCTGCATTGGTGATTGTCTTTATCACTTTTTGGGTAAGTCAAGAAGCGAAAAAAGCTTTACGTTTAAACAATGCCATGGTTTGGGTGAAATTTTTTATTATTATTTTGTTTATTGCGGTGGGAATTTTTTATATTAAACCCAATAACTGGACACCATTTATGCCTAATGGCGTAGGTAGCGTTTTTCGAGGTTCGTCGTTAGTATTTTTTGCTTTTTTAGGATTTGATTCTGTCGCAATGGCTGCCGAAGAAGTGAAAAATCCCCAAAAGGATGTGCCAAAAGGAATTATCGGTTCAATTGGTATTGCGACGATTTTATATATTATAGTGACGTTGATTTCGACTGGTGTTGTTCCTTTTGCGAAATTGCAAGTATCTGATCCAATGGCTTTTGTGATGCGCTATGCAGGTCATGGATTTTTAGGCTCTGTGATTTCTGTAGGGGCGATTTTAACATTACTAACAGTAACAATTTCGATGATGTATTCTTTAGCACGGCTATTATATGCTATTAGTAAAGACGGATTATTGCCAAAACAAATGCAAAAAATTGATCAAAAAACACGAACACCTAAAAATGCAACCTTTGTGGCAGGGGGATTTGCTTTATTTTTTGCAGCAGCATTTCCGTTACAAATTTTAGCAGAATTAACTAATATTGCAGCTTTAGTTTACTTGATGATGGTTTCAGGAGGTATCTTGAAATTACGTAAAGAATTTGGCAAACCGGAAAAAGGACAATTTGCTGTACCATTAGTCCCTGTATTACCAATTTTTTCTGTATTAGCGTGTATTTTTTTGATTGCACAATTTAGTCTCACAACCTACATTGTATTTGCGGTAACCTTATTATTAGGCTTCGCAATTTACTTTTTCTATGGGTATCGCAATAGTGAAATGAATAAGAAATAA
- the sapS gene encoding two-component system sensor histidine kinase SapS, whose amino-acid sequence MNFFKYLKDQWLLVFAWIGFIFLTAFVMWLTPGFQMSWRNVGYSALIEGVFFTVILIYHYYYKRRWWQKLRSGEEESSIQNYLTGARTYEEQLQQDFINQIIREHQIHMQKIVAAQEEQKDYIDSWVHEIKVPLAASRLLLHAVEFDISDEKFMQLENELGKIDGYVEQVLYVARLDNFSKDYLIEETKLKSIIQPIMRSNANYFIQKNLRYQVVGDDQNVLTDGKWIGFIFQQLLSNAIKYTPENGEILILLDKSAKGVTLTVKDDGIGIPKEDLRRIFDKGFTGQNGRFSEMHATGLGLYLAQNLARQLGVKLSAESTVGVGTAMTLFFPYVSYYQEQR is encoded by the coding sequence ATGAATTTTTTTAAGTATTTAAAAGATCAATGGTTATTAGTTTTTGCTTGGATTGGTTTCATTTTTTTAACGGCATTTGTAATGTGGCTAACACCAGGATTTCAGATGAGTTGGCGGAATGTCGGCTATTCAGCCTTAATTGAAGGGGTATTTTTTACGGTCATTTTAATCTATCACTACTATTATAAGCGCCGTTGGTGGCAAAAATTGCGTTCTGGAGAAGAAGAAAGCTCTATTCAAAATTATTTAACAGGAGCAAGAACGTATGAAGAACAATTACAGCAGGATTTCATCAATCAAATTATTCGTGAACATCAGATTCATATGCAAAAAATTGTTGCTGCTCAAGAGGAACAAAAAGATTATATCGATTCTTGGGTCCACGAGATTAAAGTACCGTTAGCGGCTAGTCGGCTGTTATTGCATGCAGTAGAATTCGACATTTCTGATGAAAAATTTATGCAGTTGGAAAATGAATTAGGAAAAATTGATGGTTATGTAGAACAAGTTTTATACGTCGCGCGTCTGGATAATTTTTCTAAAGATTATTTGATTGAAGAGACCAAACTTAAAAGCATCATTCAACCTATTATGCGCAGCAATGCTAATTACTTTATTCAAAAGAATTTACGCTATCAAGTTGTAGGTGATGATCAAAATGTTTTAACCGATGGTAAATGGATTGGTTTTATTTTTCAGCAATTGTTGAGTAATGCCATTAAATACACACCGGAAAATGGTGAAATTTTGATTTTGTTGGATAAATCAGCTAAAGGAGTAACTTTGACAGTAAAAGACGATGGCATTGGTATTCCCAAGGAAGATTTAAGGCGCATATTTGATAAAGGGTTTACAGGACAAAATGGACGTTTCTCTGAAATGCATGCGACAGGATTGGGATTGTATTTAGCGCAAAATTTAGCCAGACAATTGGGAGTGAAACTAAGCGCAGAATCTACTGTGGGGGTTGGAACGGCCATGACCCTTTTCTTTCCATACGTCTCTTATTATCAAGAACAACGATAA
- a CDS encoding 5'-methylthioadenosine/adenosylhomocysteine nucleosidase: MKIGIIGAMEEEIKILRNAIDSPLSWERADALFISGRIGNHEVIVVRSGIGKVAASITTSLLIQQYGVNMVINTGSAGGIGAGLRVGDLVISEKLAYFDVDVTGFGYKKGQLPGGFPLYYEASAYLQQVMTQAAEKTAHHVKKGLIVTGDSFIDSTAKIDAILNDFPTALACEMEGAAIAQTASQFAIPFLVVRAISDTADHSATTSFDEFIEEAGKRSAELVLEFIRLLK; the protein is encoded by the coding sequence GTGAAAATTGGAATTATCGGCGCCATGGAAGAAGAAATTAAAATTTTGAGAAATGCCATTGATAGTCCTTTGTCATGGGAAAGAGCGGATGCTTTGTTTATCTCTGGACGTATTGGCAATCATGAAGTTATTGTCGTGCGTTCTGGAATTGGTAAAGTAGCAGCATCTATTACAACCAGTTTATTAATTCAACAATATGGGGTAAATATGGTCATTAATACTGGTTCAGCTGGTGGTATTGGCGCAGGTCTTCGTGTCGGTGATTTGGTAATTTCAGAAAAATTAGCTTATTTTGATGTAGATGTAACAGGATTTGGCTATAAGAAAGGACAATTGCCTGGCGGTTTTCCTCTTTATTATGAAGCGAGTGCTTATTTACAACAAGTTATGACTCAAGCAGCAGAAAAAACAGCCCATCATGTAAAAAAAGGTCTTATTGTAACTGGAGACAGCTTTATTGATAGTACAGCTAAAATTGACGCTATTTTAAATGATTTTCCCACAGCGCTAGCTTGCGAAATGGAAGGCGCTGCTATTGCTCAAACAGCTAGTCAATTTGCTATCCCATTTCTTGTGGTACGCGCAATTAGCGATACTGCAGATCATAGTGCAACCACAAGTTTTGATGAATTTATTGAAGAAGCGGGGAAACGCTCTGCCGAACTCGTTTTAGAATTTATCCGTCTTTTAAAATAA
- a CDS encoding cysteine hydrolase family protein produces MKKALISIDYTNDFVATTGKLTTGKAGQAIEQKLVEFTKEFIEAGNYTVFAIDAHDPTDTYHPENKLFPPHNVIGTDGRKLYGSLETLYEKHKDDPTIYWFDKRHYSAFSGTDLDIRLRERSVTDLYLTGVCTDICVLHTAVDAYNLGYNLHIVKDAVASFDEIGHNWAIAHFQNTLGAEIL; encoded by the coding sequence ATGAAAAAGGCATTGATTTCAATTGATTATACGAATGATTTTGTCGCAACTACAGGAAAATTAACCACTGGCAAAGCTGGCCAAGCAATCGAACAAAAATTGGTAGAATTTACGAAGGAATTTATTGAAGCAGGAAATTATACCGTTTTTGCTATTGATGCACACGATCCTACTGATACCTATCATCCGGAAAATAAACTATTTCCGCCACATAATGTAATTGGCACGGATGGACGTAAACTTTATGGTAGCCTAGAGACTTTATATGAAAAACATAAAGATGATCCAACCATTTATTGGTTCGATAAACGACACTATTCTGCTTTTAGTGGAACAGATTTGGATATTCGCTTGCGGGAAAGAAGTGTGACAGATTTGTACTTAACTGGTGTTTGCACAGATATTTGTGTTTTGCATACAGCAGTAGATGCGTATAATTTAGGTTACAATTTGCATATTGTAAAAGACGCTGTAGCAAGTTTTGATGAAATCGGACATAACTGGGCGATAGCCCACTTTCAAAATACGTTAGGTGCAGAGATTCTATAG